A segment of the Leptolyngbya sp. NIES-3755 genome:
CGTCACGGATCAGCCTCAGTTCGGATTCAATACCAAGGCGGAACTCTTAAACGGTCGGCTTGCAATGATTGGCTTCGTTTCGCTCGTGTTGCTCGAAGTCTTTACCGGACACGGCATCGTTGGATTTTTTAACAGCCTGTAAATTTGTCACAATCGGCGAAAAGGTGATGTTCCTTCTGAAGTGCATCACCTTTTTTGTTTTAGAGCACAAGCCAAATTGCAACACCGATCGACACCGTAACTGCGATCGCGCCAAACGTCTTTTTCAACCGCTCTAAAATCGGCTGCACTTGATAATTCACAATCAATCGATCTTGCGCCAACACTTCTGGCGGCTTTTCCCACATTTGCCCGTCATACCAGCCCGACTCTTCATAAAATACCGCTGGGTCAAGCAATCGACGCTGCACATACGCCCATCCCAGATAAAGCCGCAATAATGCTAGTCCGGGAATCACGAACGCGCCCGCCGATGCAAATAAAAGAAACTGCCCTAAATGCTTTGCAGGTGGAAAACTGACCGCAGCCACTGGAGCTGAAACCAGCCAACTCATTAGCCAGAGAATGACGATCGGTTTGAGATAGCCAAGCAGTTCGAGGGTCGCCCACCGAAAAAACCAAGATTCCTTCAAGTCTTGATATTCATTAATCGGTCGCTGTTCCTCTGGGACGGGACAAATAACAGAGTTCATGGATTCAAGCCGAGGAAATGAAAAGCTATCGTTTAGTATAAAAGACTTGGTTAGAGGATGAAAGCAAAGACCTAGATTCTGAAAGGGAAATTTAGAAAGTACGATCGACCTTTTCCGTTAAGACCTTTCGATCGCTTGTATAGTTGGAAAACATCTCTCTACATCAGGGCTTTCCGTCCTTCAAGATTTACCGTTCCTATGCTGCTTGCGAATCGATATCAGATTGTACGAATGTTGGGCGAAGGCGGGTTTGGACAAACCTTTCTGGCTGAAGATCTCCAGATGCCTTCTAAACGAATCTGTGTGATTAAACAACTCAAGCCAATGGCAACAGAGAGTGCTGTTTATCAAATTGTGCAAGAACGGTTCCAGCGAGAAGCAGCAATCTTAGAAAGGTTGGGAGAAGATCATTCACAAATTCCAAAACTCTATGCGTATTTCAGCCATGAGGGAAAGTTTTATCTGGTTCAAGAATGGATCGAGGGTGAAACCTTAGAAGAACGAATTGCACACCAAGGCACATTGAGCGAAGGCGAAGTTCGGAACATTTTGGTCAATCTCTTGCCCGTGTTGGAATTAATGCACAACCAAGGAATGATCCACCGGGACATTAAACCAGAAAATATTATTCTGCGTCACTTGGATCGTGCACCCGTTTTGATCGATTTCGGAGCGGTTCGGGAAACAATGGGAACGGTTTACAACTCCAGAGGCAATCCGACCAGTTCGATTGTGATTGGGACTCCAGGGTATATGCCGCCTGAACAAGCCGCAGGCAGACCGATTCCTTCAAGTGATCTCTACAGTTTAGGACTGACTGCGATCTATCTTCTAACAGGTCGGATGCCCCAAACCTTTGACACCGATCCGCAAACTGGGGAAATCCTCTGGCAACAACATGCACCGCAGTTAAGTCCGGAATTTTCTGCTGTGCTGAATCAAATGGTGCGATCGCATCCACGAGATCGATTCAGTAGCGCTGCTCAAGTGCGATCGACCTTAGAATCTCCTCTGCAAGCAACCCTCCCACCCGTTCAACCGTCTGATCAGACCGCCGTAATCGGTTCCCGTCCCTCTACAGTCATGCCTGATATGCCTCCAAACTCCGATCGCACTAGACTAATCATCGCAGCCGTGGCAGGCGGAGGATTGCTCACAGCCGCGATCGCAGCCACCGCTTTTCTTAATCGCGCCCCTGCTCCGACTCCAATCGTGGCTGAATCTCCCAGTCCGACTCCTTCTCCCAGTCCATCGGTTCCAGCGAGTCCGACCCCAATTCCTTCTCCAACCGAGACTCCAACCGTTCGCCCTTCTCCGAGTCCTTCTCCCACACCCACTCCCACGGCTGACCCTTCGGTGTCTTATCCCGTGATTTTAGAAGGAATTGCAGGCGGACAAGTGAGAGTGTATTCGCAACCGACCACTCGATCGGATTCGCCACAGTATGGATTAACGGGCGATCGGGTCACAGTCACACGAGAAATGGAGGGAACAGATGGCGAACTTTGGCTATTTGTTCGGTTTCCGTCTGGGGCAGAAGGTTGGGTACAAGAAAACCAAGTTCGCCCGACGAATGAGCCACCAAAAGCTGCGGAATTTCCGCGATCGGCTCAGTTAGTGGGTCAGACTCCCGGCAGTCGAGTCAATCTACGATCGACTCCTTCCACCAGTGCGAGTTCTCCGAGTTATGGCTTAGTCGGTGATCAAGTTGTTGCCCTTCAACAAGCTCGCGGCGACGATGGAAGAATTTGGTATTTCGTAGAATTTCCATCGAAAGCAACAGGCTGGGTACGAGAGGATTTTATCGATCTCCGCTAAGTCCAAAAATCGCGATGAACTGCAAGAATTTCCTCTGCGACTTCAGGAATTTCGCCCCAGACTCGAATGGGTTTTTGACCTGTGGAAAAGAGCGATCGACAAGGCAAATTCAAGGTCGGATTTTCTGCATGATTTCCGGTCAGTTCAAGTAATCGCGTCTCTGCTACTCCGTACACTAATTTCCCGATGTTGCCCCAGTAAAGCGTTCCAGCACACATCGCGCAAGGTTCAACCGTTGTGTAGAGCGTACAGTCCCATAAATATTCAGGACTGAGATTTTGATAAGCGGTTCGGATCAAGACCGATTCAGCATGATTGACCGAATCGACATTTCCTTGCTCGAATAAAACGGTGTCGTGATCCGGAGCGACTAAGATTGCACCAAATGGATGATGTCCAAACTGTCGCGCTCTAATTGCAATCTGATTCGCACGTCGTAAATGTTTGACGATTTTTTCAGGAGTCGGATCAAGCATCATTCGTTCCATCGAGCTAACGCTTGACTGATCGCAGCTTTGACTTGCTCTGCGACGTGTAATTCGCTTCCACTGCCATCAATGCGAACAATTCGATCGACATTCTCTTCTGCCAGTTTCGCAAATCCCAGTCTGACTCGCTGATGGAATTCGATGCTGGCTTGTTCGATACGATCGCGCTTCCCCCGCTGTTTCATCCGCTCGAATCCAACTTCGACTTCGATATCTAACCAAATTGTTAGATCACTCTGTAAGCCTCCAGTTGCAACTTGATTCAATTGATCAATCAGAGCACGATCTAATCCGCGTCCGTAGCCTTGGTAAGCGATCGTTGAATCCGTATAACGATCGCATAAAATCAACGCGCCTCGTTCTAGATGTGGACGAAGAAAATGTTCGACGTGTTGAGCGCGATCGGCAGCATAGAGGAGTAACTCAGTTCGATCGTAAATCGGCTCCTCATCGTTCTGTAAAAGCAGCTTGCGAATTTCTCCACCGAGTGGGGTTCCGCCGGGTTCGCGAGTGGGGATCACATCAGCGGCTTGAATTGTCGTTAACCATTGACGCGATCGTTCCAGTTGCGTTGTCTTGCCGCACCCTTCAATTCCCTCGAAGACAATTAATTTACCGTCCATTTCCTTCTCTAATGTCGCCTTGACCCTATAGAGTATTTCAAATCAGGGATTTTCTATTCGATCTCCGCGAAATAGATCAATTTCGGGGTTATTCGCTATAAATGGGCTAGGGCAAAATGCCACTGAAGCGTCACGCTTGATGAAGACTACGCCTATCGAGTGCTCTGTAACCGTCTGAAACCCAGATTAAGATTTACGGGCGCTCACCTAGACCAGGGTATCGTTTTAGCGTAGTTTGGAAAGGAAGAAAGTGAGATTCACTTGTCACAAGATTGGGGTTTGCTATGGCTCGTTACACTTGTCTATTCACTGTTGGAGTCCCCTTGCAGAATCTCCAGCCGCTGTTGAATCAGACGCTGAAATCCTGCAACCTGGATGTGATTTACGCGACTGAGGATTATCTGATGGCGCGAGAAGTTCCAGGCAATGTGGCATTTCCAAAACTTGTTACGGTTGAGGTGCTGATTGATAAAACAACAGCCACCGAGAAGGAAACTCGGATGAATTTTGTGATTAAAAACGAGGAGCTTCCCCTTCAAGTCGAGAATCACTGTCGCAAAATGTACAATCTCGTGAATCAAACGATCAGCGAGAATCAAGGCTGGAACCTAATTGAAACGGTGGCTGGCTGAATTGATGTTTGAAATGATGAAAACTTCGATCGTGCAAATGGTCGGAGTTTTTTTATAACTGTTCGGGATCAATGCCTATTTGTCTTAATTTCTCTAAGAGGGCTTGACGCGATCGACGTTCTTCCTCAAGCTGCTGTTCTGCCACTCTAAGTTGCTGTTCGGCTAACTCTGCTCGGTTGCGTTCTAATGCGATCGCGTCTTCGGGTGCAGGATACCGATTTCCCTGTTCGTCATACCAATACAGCCAATCTTGTGTAATTCCTTCATGCGTTCCCGATTCCACGCCAATTCCTAATCCAATTTCTGGCATCCAAATCGAATTTCCAGTTTGTCGCACGTATTCGCCATTCGTTAATCGATAGACTTCAAATGGTTCATGCCGATCTCGCCTCCAATGATTCGGGTTGTAAACCGTGTAATAGAGAACTCCTAGATTTTCATAATCTTGCATTTTGTCATCGTATTCGCCGCCATACTTCTGTGAGACGACCTCTAACGCCCACTGCGGCATGACTCCTTCTTCCCAGAGCAAATAACTGAGGCGAAGTTTTCCGCTGGCTCTGACTCGTGGAACGCCCAAACTTAGGAAGGCATCAGGACCGATCGCGGGTTGCTTCGAGTCGTAATACAGCCCTAAATTGATTCCGAAAAACCAATCATTGCGCTCTGCCCAAAGTAAAGCGAGGATTGCTCTGAGCAGAATCGGGATAAGAAGTTGTAGCTCGTTGTCCAAAGGCTGATCATCCGAGTCGGGCAGGTCGAATTCGGTGGGAAGGATTTGCAATGGGTTGTGCTCTAACATCGCAGACCTCTTGCAGTAGGGTTAGTTTAATTGTATTGGGAATGAGTGCGATCAGATGTAATACTGAGAGAAAGCGGGCAAGGAAAAAGGATGCAGTATCAGATTTTTGTGCAAAATCGCTCTCAGCAGCATTTCATCGCTTCAGTTCTCGGAATGCCAAATCTCGTTGCAGAAGGGCGAACTGAAGCAGAAGCAATCGAGAAAGCGAAATCTGCTCTAGAAGAACAATTAGCAACAGGCAAACTGGTCACGATCGATTTACCTTCTAGAGAAAGCTCAGAAGCGTCGATGAAGTATGCCGGCATTTTTGAGCATGATTCAACCTTTGACGACTTCATGAATCACTTAGCCAAAATTCGCGAAGAAGCGAACCGAGCAGACGAGATAGAATGACCCTTTACGTTTTAGACACTGATCATCTCAGCCTCTACGGGCGCAATCATCCGGTTGTCGTCGCTCGATTGAAGCAAGTCCAAACCCAACTCACGACAACTGCGATTAATGTTGAAGAGCAGATGAGAGGACGACTGGCGCAAGTTGCTGAGGCAAAAGATGGAACGGCTCGATCGCTTGCATACGATCGCTTGGTTGAAACACTTCTCCTACTTTCGGAATTTAGAATACTTCCCTATAACGCAGCATCAGAAGAAAGGTATCAAGCACTGAAAGCTCAGCGTCTTCGTGTTGGTACACAAGATTTGAGAATTGCTTCGATTACACTTGCTCATCGGGGTGTACTTCTAACTCGGAACCTGCAAGATTTTGAGAAGATTCCAGATCTTCAGATCCAGAATTGGTCGGTTTAAGCGGGAACAGCCGCAAACGTGTTTTGAATTCGATCGATTTCCAAATCAATCAAGTAGTCTACTGTCCAATTCGCACAGCGTTGCAGCATGTGGAATGGATAACTATTTGCAACGCCTACGACCGGGATTTTGGCAGCTTTGGCAGCTTGGATTCCAGCAAAAGTATCTTCGATCGCTAAACATTCCGCAGCCGTCAATTGAAGCTCTGGAAATTCTTGATTCAACCGATCAATTGCCAATAAATATCCATCCGGTTCAGGCTTGCTCACGGTAATATCTTCGCCCGATACGATTACCGAGAAGCGCGATCGCAGATTTGCTCGGTCGAGAACCAGTTCAATCTCGGATCGAAGCGCACCACTGACGATCGCGAATTTGCATTGAGGCAATTTGAACATGACATCCTCAATCCCGCTGTAGATGGGCAACTTGTCGATCGTGCTGATTTGTTGCACGTAAGCTTGAGCTTTCCGACTGACTAAATCATTCAGATACTCAGGCGTGACGACTCGCCCGCGTCGTTCGAGCATTTCTTGGAGACACACTCGATCGCTCCGTCCCAAACAGAGTTCTCGGAATTCTCCGGGTTTGGGGCGCAGATTCTCCTCGATCAGAAGTTGCTCTAGGAGTTTGTCGTGAAGTGGCTCATCGTTGATAATGACACCGTTGAAATCGAATAAAACAGCTTTCAGCATCAGATAAAGGCGCGATCGTCCCGTCTTTTACCTTACACCCACGGGAGTCTAGGACACTGCGAATTCTCCATCAAACTGATCAAATTCTTCAAAATCAGTGCTAGTCAAGGCTTTTATTCCATGTGTAATTTGATGCAGCCACCAAAATTCCTGATTGTGAATGGCTGAAAATCCAGCGGCTCCCATCCAAGCCTCGACACATTCATGAGCATACTCAGAAATGTACGGCTCTTCAAAGATTTGAGTTAACCATTCTGTTTGTCTGAGTGTTTTCTGACTGCCATCGAGAATGATCACTTCGCCACTCGATTGGAGTAATCGATAGCATTCTTGCAAAATTAACTTTGAGATTGATGGCGGCGTTTCGTGAAATAGTAGCGATGCTGTGACTAAATCGAATGAATGATCTGGAAATTTTACGTGTTCTGCTTTGCCGTGAATCCAGTGAATGTTGAGGTTCGCTTGTCTCGCTTTACGATCGGCAACCGCTAACATATAGGGCGATAGATCCAATCCAAAGACTTCTGCATTCGGAAAGGCTTGTTTTAGCAATACTGTGGTTGAACCTGTTCCACACCCAAGATCGAGAATGCGTAGCGGTTGACCTTGAATTGCATCAATCACTTGTTGCCGCACCCAAGTTTCGTTCGGAGGGAGCGCGAGTTGAGTAATCGGGTCGTAAGAAGTGGCAGCCCCGATCGTTAAATAGCCGCCTTCGATGCCGTGAAAATTCTGCGTTTTGTAGTAGTTCGGATAGGTCAAATTCGGGTCAGTCAAGCGATCGCATTCTGATGCCCAATCGATACTTTGATGCACTCGGCGCATTTCCTCTTGATCGACTAACAATTGTGCGATCGGAGCTAAGTACTGCTCGAAAATTGTATCTTTACGAGTTGCCATCGGTTCGTCACAACGCTACTGAAGCTTAGTGTAACGAATCGATTTGAGTCCGGTACGATACCAGTGACGAATTTGGGACGGTGGGACTCCGAGCAAGTACGCCAAAATGACGATTTGATTGACGATCGTGGTTCTCAAAACGCCGTATTTCTGCCAGCGTCGCCCGGATGTAATGACCGCATGAGGCACGATCGCAATTCGTCCTGTTTGTCGTAATGTTCTGACAAATTCAAAGTCCTCCATGATCGGCAACTCCGGAAAGCCGCCAATTTTATAAAATGTTTCTGTCCGTAGAAATATTGCTTGATCACCGTAAGGCATTTGAAGAAAGCGCGATCGCCAATTCACGCCCCGTTCAATCCAGCGCAATCCTGGTAAATCTAAATCAATTTTTAATTCAAATGCACCTGCAATCGAGGTTAATAATGTTTCGCGAATCATGCGATCGAATCCTTTCGGTAACTGGGTGTCGGCATGAAGAAACAACAGAATTTCTCCGGTTGCAATTTCGGCTCCTGCGTTCATCTGAATTGCTCGCCCAGGATACGAATGCAACACTTTAAAGCCGCAGGATTTGGCAATTTCAACGGTGTCATCTTGACTGCCTCCATCTACGACAATGATTTCGATATCAGTTGCTTGGATCGAAAGGCTCGAAAGTGACTTCGCTTCATTCAGGACTGGAATCACGATCGAGATTTTCATCGTAAATACTGCAAATCTTCAGGACGATCGATATCATTCAATTCAGGGAGAAATGCGATCGATAAATCCAATCGTTTCACAATCTCTAATGTTTGCTGAAATACGACATCAGTACTCCAAGCAATGTTCTGAAAAATATCTGGAATCAGTTGGTCTAATCCAATCAAGTAATATCCACCATCCGTTGCTTCACCGATCGATAGATGATGCGTTTTCAATTGTGTGAATGCAAGTGTTAGTATCTCAGAGGTTAGCTCTGGGCAATCCGTTCCAATGGCAATCACTGATCGTGCACCTCGATCGAACATGGTTTGAAAGATATGAATTAATCGATCGCCTAAATCTCCCGAAGGCTGAAGTTGATACTCCAAATCATCGCCTAACCAATCTTGCATCTGTTGAATGGTTCCACCTGTGAAGTAAATGCAGATAGAAACATCTTCGAGATGACGAACTTTAGCGATCGTCGCTTCAGTCATTTGTCGATGCAATTCGGCAGCACCCACTTCTCCCAAAGCTGGAATTAATCGGGTTTTCGCTTTCCCTGCTTCGGGGTAGCGCGTGAAAATAATCAATTGCTCTAACACAGACAAAAAATTGGAACTGCGTAGAGGTTCTACCACAGTTCCAAGCCGAAACGCGATAAGTTATTTCTTAATCGCGCAACCTTCCTTCACGGTGTCCCCTAAGACCAGCGTTGCAGAATAGTTATATTTACGATCGGACATCGTATCGCTACATGCGCCCTTCCGAATCATCAAAGTTCCGCCCGTCATTCCACGCAGACGATAGACCCGGACAGTATCAGCGGGTCGTCCTTCTGCACTCAGTGGAGCGACATAAGGGAACGAAACTTTTTTCGGGTCAGGTGTACTGTAAGTGATCCCCGATTGGTTGATCTCAACATTCCAAAACGGCTCGGCTCCTACAACCGTAAACGACTCAACCGGACGAGGTTGGGTTTGATTAGCGATCGCAGGCACCAAAGCGAACAGACTTGCAGCGAAACCCATCAACAGAACTTGAACTTTCATTTTCAGAGATAAACTCAATTGTGTATTGATTCCTACAATTCTCTAGTCAAAATTCCGGTCAGTTAGTGCGACATTTTCTCTGTCCATACTGATGGCAAAGTATTGGAAAGGCATCATGGATCTCAGTGTTGTTATCTGTACCTACAACGGAGAAGCCCGAATTGGAAAGGTTCTCGACTGTTTGCGATCGCAATGTCAGACCGACTCGATCGCTTGGGAGGTATTAGTCGTTGATAACAATAGCCGTGATAATACCAAGCAAGTCATTTCTACCTATCCTGAAGTTCGGTATATTTTCGAGGTAGAACAGGGAGTTGCCTACGCTCGATCGAGAGCGGTTCAAGAAGCTCAAGGACGTTGGATTGCTTTTCTCGACGATGATACGTTGCCCGACGAAAATTGGGTTTTTCAAGCCTACCAATTCACTCAATCTCATCCTGAAATCGGCGCATTTGGTGGACAAATTCATGCGGAATACGAAGTCGAACCCCCCGCAGAAATTACGCAACTTGCGCCATATTTAGCCATTATCGAACGAGGACCAACCGCTCATCGATACGATCGAGTGCTTCCACCCGGTGCAGGGTTAGTGGTACAGCGTCAAGTTTGGCTAGATGCAGTTCCAGAGCAATTAGTTCTCGTCGGTCGTACTACGACTGAGATGTTGGCAAGCGAAGATATCGAAGCAATTTTGTACATTCAAAAGTCTGGACGTGAAATTTGGTACAACCCAGAGATGCACCTCTATCACCAGATTCCAGAGTGGCGAACTGAGCGATCGTATTTACTCAGATTGATCAAAGGCGTTGGACTGGTGCGCCATCACATTCGGATGTTGCGCTGGAACCCTTGGCAGCGTCCTTTTGTTTTGCCGATCTATCTCTTGAATGACTTGAGAAAAATCGTGGTTCATAAACTCAAGCATCCTGATTCAAAGAATTTAGCGATCGCTTGTGAACAACAATTGCTCATTAGTAGTTTGTTCAGTCCATTCTATCTCTGGCATCGCACTTTGTTTTCTAAATAACCAATCACCAAACAAAACAATGACACAGACTATCGAGCCTTCACCTATCATCTCTGTGATTATTCCAGCGTACAATTCTGAGAAAACAATTCGAGAAACGATCGGATCAGTTCTCAATCAAACCTTTGGGAACTTTGAAATCGTTGTAGTAGATGATGGTGCGACGGATAGCACTGTGGCAGTTGTTCAAAGCATTCCAGATTCACGAATTAAAGTATTTTCTTATTCCAATGGGGGCTTACCGACTGCTCGCAATCGCGGCATTGAAGTCTCGAAAGGCGATTATCTTACTTTTCTTGATGCGGATGATTTGTGGACACCGGATAAATTAGAACGACAATGGCAAGCACTCGAAGAGCATCCAGAGGCGGATGTTGCCTATAGTTGGACGACTTTTGTGAATCAAGACGGTCAGTTCTTGTATCAAGGTTCAAGCTATGGAAATGACAGCAATATTTACCACAAATTGTTAGTCAAGAATTGCTTGGATAGCGGTTCAAATCTCTTGGTGCGACGACGTGCGATCGCTCAAATTCCCCATTTCGATCCAGAGTTTCCCAAAGCTGCGGATTGGGACTTCTACATCAGGCTAGCGGCTCAGTTCAAATTCGTCTGCGTTCCAAAGTATCAGATTCTCTATCGGGTTCATGAAGGCTCTTCTTCGTTCAATATTCCCGCATCGGAAAAGGCATGTTTAACCATTATCGATCGAGCTTTCAAACAAGCACCGGATTCTCTGCAACATCTGAAGAAATATACGTTTGGAACCCTTTATACTCTCTACGCGCATCGAGTTTTGGCTTACCCTTCTAAGCGATCGGATGCGATTTCAGCGTTCCATTATCTACGACTTGCGAATCATCACAATCCCGTTCAGCTTCAAATCAGATTGCGGATCTTGCTGAAGATAATCATGGTGCTTTTGCTCCCCGTTCCGCTCTCGAAGAGGATCATCAAAAGGTTATCTCAGAGAGATCCTAGACGAAACAGCAAAACGAATACTCAGTTAAAAACAGCGATCGACAAAGCTTTGATCATTGCTTATAAAGAATCGACTGAACAATTAGAAGAAGCGCTCACAGCGGAAGGATTTTGCTGTGAAGTTGTGCGGCAACAAGACAATCCCGACTATCAAAATTTTGCTTCGAGTCATCGTTGTCTGTTGAATCATCAGCAAGCTTGGAAAAAAGCGGCTCAAGCCTCACATCCGACTTTGATTGTAGAGGCAGACTTTGTTCCTGTAATCGGCATGGGGCGGCTTCCCGTTCCCTTTGACTTAGAGCAAAAAGATGTGGGAATGGCTTGGATTTATACTTGTGCACCGCAGCTTTATTCTGTGACTCCTGGAGGCTATGGAGAAGGCTTTTCAACCGCATTAGTCGCCTATATTGTGACTCCTGAAGGTGCAAAAAGCTTGTGTGATTTTGTCGATGAAATCACCGAAAAATATGGCACAGGCTATCATACCTTTGATTCCCAAATCGACAATTACTTGCGGGGAAAAGGCTTCAAAAACTACATTCCATTTCGCAACTATGGCGAACACGGAGGCAAATCGAATCCTGAACATCGTCGCAATGGCATGAGTGGCATTCATCACGCCGATTTACTCTATGGTAAACTTGCGTTTCGTCCTCCATTTCTCGTTGATCAATCCAATCCTCAACTTCAATTCATCAGCATTCGACTCAAAGCCAGGCTCAAAGGCATTGCTCGCTTACTGCTCGGTAAATACTTGCGACCTGCGATCGTTCTGCGATCGAGTACGCCTTTTCGATTAGTTCGCTTTGCCCTCCGCAGACAGTTCCGCAGTCACCCATGAATCAAACCAAACGAGTTGCTTTTCTTGCAAGAGATTTACGAGGGGGTGGACTAGAACGCATTGTGATCAACCTGCTCACCAGTTTGTCAGAGCGTGGAATCGAACTCGATCTCGTCTTGGCATCGCTTGAAGGTGCTTTTGTGGATCAATTACCTCGATCTGTGCGGGTGATTCCGCTCAATGTTGATCTCGACACTTCCACAAGTGATTCTTTCAAATTACTATTACCGCTGATCCAGTATCTCCAGCAAGAACGTCCGATCGCATTCGTTTCGCATCTTGTGTTTGTCAACTCGATCGCAGTCCTCGCAAAACAACTATCCGGGATTCGCTGCCAATTGGTTCTGGTGGAACATGTCCCGCTCTTTCAAAGCTCAGCAACCGATATTCCTCAAAGCCGTCTGATCAAATCAATGATGCAATGGTTTTATCCTCATGCCGATACGGTGGTTGCTGTGAGTGAAGCGATGGCAATGCACCTTAGAACGGATCTCAATCTGAAAGACTCGATCGTGCAGGTGATTGAAAATCCGGTGATTGACGAATCCTTTTATCAGCGATCGCTCTTACCGTGTGATCATTCTTGGTTCAAACCGGGGCAACCTCCTGTATTTCTCGCTGCTGGACGGTTCACGGCTCAAAAAGATTTTGCAACACTGATTGATGCCTTTGCAAGGGTCAGAAAAACTCGTGAGGCGTGTTTAGTGATCTTAGGAGATGGACAACTTCGTGCCGCATTCATGCAACAGATTCGAGAGTTGGGCATTGAAGCGGATGTGGATTTGCCTGGATTTGAGCCGAATCCTTACCCATTCATGCGACATGCTACCGCGTTTGTTCTATCCTCACGTTGGGAAGCGCTGCCGACCGTTTTGATTGAAGCAATGGGCTGTGGATGTCAGGTGATTTCGACGGATTGCCCGTTTGGACCGAAAGAGATTTTGGCAGAGGGCAAGTATGGTCGATTAGTTCCGATGCAAGATGCGATCGCGCTTTCAACTGCAATGCAAGAGAGTCTAGATCACCCGATTCCAAAAACAGAGCTTGAACAACGGGCAGCATTATTTAGTCGCGATCGAGCGGTCTCGCGTTATCTCAATCTTCTCGGTTTCGCTTAGTTCCGGTGATTGTTGTTGTAGTGTATCCTTGCGCCTGCCCACTGTAGTTTTTCACGCAGTGTTTTGTAGTAGGAATAATCTTCTCTCAACACAATAAAATGCGCTTCTTCTTCTGCCATCCGAATATCAACCCGCTGACCGGGCCAAATCGAAGTTGCTAACACTCCATCCATCCAGAGCTTTGTACTCAACTCATAGTCAGCAAGCGGCCAAATGCTCACGACTGATCCTTGAGGA
Coding sequences within it:
- a CDS encoding glycosyl transferase, group 1 family protein (similar to AA sequence:cyanobase_aa:AM1_4833), which encodes MNQTKRVAFLARDLRGGGLERIVINLLTSLSERGIELDLVLASLEGAFVDQLPRSVRVIPLNVDLDTSTSDSFKLLLPLIQYLQQERPIAFVSHLVFVNSIAVLAKQLSGIRCQLVLVEHVPLFQSSATDIPQSRLIKSMMQWFYPHADTVVAVSEAMAMHLRTDLNLKDSIVQVIENPVIDESFYQRSLLPCDHSWFKPGQPPVFLAAGRFTAQKDFATLIDAFARVRKTREACLVILGDGQLRAAFMQQIRELGIEADVDLPGFEPNPYPFMRHATAFVLSSRWEALPTVLIEAMGCGCQVISTDCPFGPKEILAEGKYGRLVPMQDAIALSTAMQESLDHPIPKTELEQRAALFSRDRAVSRYLNLLGFA